GGCGAAGGTGGCCAAGGCCCTGACCACGATTCCCGACGGCTTCAAGCCCATCAAGCAGATTGACAACTTGCTGCGTGAGCGCCGCAAGATGTTCTACGAAACCCGCGTGCTGAACTGGGCCGCCGGCGAGCTACTGGCCTACGGCTCGCTGCTGACCGAAAACCACATCGTGCGCGTGAGCGGCCAGGACGTGCAGCGCGGCACGTTCTCGCACCGCCACGCCGTGCTGCACGACGCCGAAACCTCGGCGCCCTACAACTCGCTGAACCACCTGGAGGGTGAGCACCAGCAGCTGAGCATCTTCAACTCGCTGCTGAGCGAGTACGCGGTACTAGGCTTCGAATTTGGCTACGGCATGGCCAACCCCACGGCCCTGGTGGTGTGGGAAGCGCAGTTCGGCGACTTCGCCAACGGGGCCCAAACCATGATCGACCAGTTCGTGGTGAGCTCCGAGAGCAAGTGGCAGCGCATGAACGGCCTGGTGATGCTGCTGCCTCACGGCTACGAGGGCCAGGGCCCCGAGCACTCCAACGCCCGCCCCGAGCGCTTCCTCCAGCTCGCCGCCGAGAACAACATTGTGGTGGCCAACGTGACCACGCCGGCCAACTTCTTCCACCTGCTGCGCCGCCAGCTGACGTGGAGCTTCCGCAAGCCGCTGGTGGTGATGTCGCCCAAGTCGATGCTGCGCAACCCGCTGTGCGTGTCGCCGATTGACGAGTTCACCAGCGGCCGCTTCCGCGAGGTGCTGGCCGACGATTACGCCGAAGCCAGGAAAGTGAAGCGCGTGCTGCTGTGCTCGGGCAAAGTGTACTACGACCTGCTCGACGAGCAGCGCACCAGCAACCGCACCGACGTGGCCCTGGTGCGCGTGGAGCAGCTGCACCCCTTTCCGCAGCAACAATTGCAGGCCGAGCTGGCCAAGTACCCCAAAGCCAAGGTGTACTGGGTACAAGAGGAGCCCGAGAACATGGGCTACTGGAACTACCTGCTCCGCTTCATGCGCCGCGAGCTGGAGGACGTGGTAGCCCGCAAGCCCTCGGCCTCGCCGGCCACCGGCTACAACAAAATCCACATCAAGGAGCAGAAAGACCTCGTGGCCCGCGCCTTCGACAACCCCAAGGAAGCCGTGGCCACCGAGCAAATAAAGGAAACGGCCGCAATCGCCAAAAAGCAGGACTAGCCGTACTAAGCGAGCCGCGGCCATTGTGCGGTTGGCCGCCTTGGCCCTCTCCCTGCCGGGGCCCCCTTGCTTCTCTAACTTACACCTTCCAGACGCTTTCCCCACCTGTTGCTCATGCCCACCGAAATCAAAATTCCCGCCGTTGGCGAGTCCATCACGGAAGTAACCATTGCCAAGTGGCTGAAAAAAGACGGCGACGCCGTGAAGCGCGACGAGGTAATTGCCGAGCTTGAATCCGACAAAGCCACGTTTGAGCTGCCCGCTGAGGCTGCTGGTGTACTGAAAATTCGGGTGGCCGAAGGCGAAACCATCGGCATCGGCACCACCATTGCCGAGCTCGACGGTGGCAGCGAGGCCACTGGGCCCCCCGCCGATGCGGCCCCTACTGCTGCGGCCCCGGCCGCCTCCGCGACCGACCCGCTGACGAAAGGTGAAGAAAACCCGCAGGCCAGCGACCAGGCTGGCTACGGTGGGGCCCCGGCCGACCGCCCCGGCGGAAGCCCGACCGCGGCTCCGGTGGTGGCACTTGCCCCCGCCGCTGGCGGTGGCGGCACCGTGGAAATGACGATTCCCGCCGTCGGCGAGTCCATCACGGAAGTAACCGTTGCCAAGTGGCTGAAGCCCGATGGGGCTTTCGTGAAACGCGACGAAGTGATTGCCGAGCTGGAGTCGGACAAAGCCACGTTTGAGCTGCCCGTCGATACCGAAGGCATTCTGCGCCACGCCGCCCAGGAGGGCGAAACCATCGGCATCGGGGCCCTGATTGCCCGCATCGAAAGCGGCAGCGGGGCCTCGGCGGCTGCGGCCCCCGCCGCCCCGGCAGCGGCCGTGCCCCTGGCCCAAGCGCCCGCCGCGCCCAGCGCCGCAACGTACGCTACGGGCGTGCCCTCGCCGGCCGCCGGTAAAATCTTAGGCGAGAAGGGCGTATCCGCCGCCGACGTGGCCGGCTCGGGCCGCGACGGCCGCATCACCAAGGAAGATGCTCAAAA
This genomic stretch from Hymenobacter sp. PAMC 26628 harbors:
- the odhB gene encoding 2-oxoglutarate dehydrogenase complex dihydrolipoyllysine-residue succinyltransferase; amino-acid sequence: MPTEIKIPAVGESITEVTIAKWLKKDGDAVKRDEVIAELESDKATFELPAEAAGVLKIRVAEGETIGIGTTIAELDGGSEATGPPADAAPTAAAPAASATDPLTKGEENPQASDQAGYGGAPADRPGGSPTAAPVVALAPAAGGGGTVEMTIPAVGESITEVTVAKWLKPDGAFVKRDEVIAELESDKATFELPVDTEGILRHAAQEGETIGIGALIARIESGSGASAAAAPAAPAAAVPLAQAPAAPSAATYATGVPSPAAGKILGEKGVSAADVAGSGRDGRITKEDAQNAQAKPAAPAPQAAPQAAPQAAPAAPAAAPAAASAALAGSRGQRRERMSNLRKTVARRLVAVKNETAMLTTFNEVNMQPIMDLRTKFKDKFKEKNGVGLGFMSFFTKAVCVALKEWPAVNAQIDGTDLVYNDFCDISIAVSAPKGLVVPVIRNAEQLSFDGIEKEVVRLAVLARDNKLTIEQMTGGTFTITNGGVFGSMLSTPIINAPQSAILGMHNIIQRPIAENGQVVIRPMMYLALSYDHRIIDGRESVSFLVRVKELLEDPTRLLLGV